The following proteins come from a genomic window of Botrytis cinerea B05.10 chromosome 14, complete sequence:
- the Bcpho81 gene encoding Bcpho81 produces the protein MKFGKQIQKRQLEVPEYAASFVNYKALKKLIKKLSATPIILAQNDLHRSAPVLDSQAALQANKATFFFQLERELEKVNAFYLQKEAELKIRLKTLLDKKKVLQSRSQNTSRRSAKFTTLEEGFQQFGNDLNKLQQFVEINGLAFSKILKKWDKTSKSKTKELYLSRAVEVQPFFDATAISELSDQATTSLQELGAWSEGDNVNFERSQEHIVSSQHLLGTDEGDADTLLLEAVISGNLDSLKDLLQRMNSAAGPNGTRDLALMERITRTFLAAINEGPQQSLQLLLDTGLVDVQSEDDINERNCLHQATIYGNCFVLTVGLSKGVTISRTDVYGRVPLHYACMHGRLDMMEELLNADHSTIDLIDHDNFTPLIHAIIHGHIECAQRLLARSARIDPISEADHVPLNLACENGSIAIVELLLKHGAKILPDAEGLYPQHLVARSGQTPQLLLLLKSYGADLNQIDKLYSWTPLFHAASEGNVPCMQTLLDVGVETHVRDEKDLSAMYYAAWEGYLECMRLLSLIPQPPTGGKAIAVPVIGSTMGSSAPMPMSIDADGIPDLELPPPIIPLRRYGHNFLDTKTFIQISFAEENGEQPMIFFHGSKYPAARLTISSKLSDLIPKNILLPFQEDTRLVSFQIDNLDSFAIDFDVFPTYGAKVIAKTVALPSTFRALESSSGRCCLPLFDPRLRAIGQITFNFQVIKPFQGKPLEITDFETYWKATSQFDSRPSAFITGSSLSGDYVQLFVQHTCDGVPVLWPSWNITYNAIEFPVCRLTYAQFLSAGSGQNKSSRDLSALPGMPLANITEIHDILAASTVSLEDALSLLPKGMHVNLQILYPTLEEENVMQLSPTVNINAFGDAILKVVFDHARTLREQSPDAMRSIVFSSYNHTICTTLNWKQPNYPVFLCNDLGREWEAGQQLGVEISGRRTTSIKESVRVAKSNNFMGLICCSRLLDMVPALIEAIKSQGLVLVIDKSAEPVDERRLFSDPFPRLPDGVDGVLKANGVLRFNESIDM, from the exons AT GAAGTTTGGAAAGCAAATCCAAAAGAGGCAGCTCGAAGTGCCCGAGTATGCAGCTAGTTTCGTCAATTATAAAGCTCTGAAGAAG CTCATCAAGAAGCTCTCCGCTACTCCTATAATTCTTGCGCAGAATGATCTTCACCGTTCGGCACCGGTTCTTGATTCACAGGCCGCGTTGCAAGCAAATAAGGCcaccttcttctttcaactG GAGCGAGAACTAGAGAAAGTCAATGCCTTTTACCTCCAAAAGGAAGCTGAG CTTAAAATCCGGCTGAAGACTTTACTGGATAAGAAGAAGGTTCTTCAATCCCGCAGTCAAAATACTTCAAGAAGATCTGCCAAATTCACCACTCTGGAAGAAGGCTTCCAACAATTTGGCAATGATCTGAATAAGCTTCAACAATTCGTCGAGATCAATGGCCTGGCATTTTCtaagatcttgaagaaatggGACAAGActtccaaatcaaaaacgAAGGAACTCTATCTTTCAAGAGCTGTTGAAGTACAACCATTTTTCGATGCAACTGCTATCAGCGAATTATCTGACCAGGCCACTACAAGTTTACAAGAACTTGGAGCTTGGTCCGAAGGCGATAATGTTAACTTTGAAAGAAGTCAAGAACACATTGTCAGTAGTCAACATTTGTTAGGCACCGATGAAGGTGACGCCGATACCTTATTATTGGAAGCTGTCATTTCCGGAAATCTTGACTCTTTAAaagatcttcttcaacgTATGAATTCCGCAGCAGGTCCTAACGGTACTAGGGATCTGGCACTGATGGAAAGAATTACTCGAACATTCCTTGCAGCAATCAATGAAGGCCCCCAGCAATCATtgcaattgcttttggataCCGGCTTGGTTGATGTACAGTCTGAAGATGATATAAATGAGCGCAATTGCCTTCATCAAGCTACGATTTATGGAAACTGTTTCGTGTTGACTGTTGGACTTTCTAAGGGAGTGACGATTAGCCGAACTGACGTATATGGGCGGGTACCATTGCATTATGCGTGTATGCATGGCCGACTTGATATGATGGAGGAGCTGTTGAATG CGGATCATTCTACTATCGATCTAATAGATCATGACAACTTCACGCCTCTTATACATGCAATTATTCATGGCCATATAGAATGTGCTCAGAGGTTACTTGCGCGATCTGCCAGAATTGACCCGATATCCGAGGCAGATCATGTGCCTCTAAACCTGGCTTGCGAAAATGGCTCCATCGCAATCGTTGAACTTCTGCTTAAACACGGTGCCAAGATTCTTCCAGATGCTGAAGGTCTATACCCCCAGCATCTCGTTGCACGATCTGGTCAGACGCCACAATTACTTCTTTTGTTGAAGAGCTATGGTGCGGATCTCAACCAAATCGACAAACTTTACTCATGGACACCACTCTTTCACGCAGCTAGTGAAGGAAATGTTCCATGTATGCAAACTTTACTGGATGTTGGTGTTGAGACTCATGTTCGTGATGAAAAAGATCTTTCCGCCATGTATTATGCGGCATGGGAAGGGTATCTCGAATGTATGAGACTCCTGTCCTTGATTCCGCAGCCACCTACCGGTGGGAAGGCCATCGCAGTCCCAGTTATTGGATCCACAATGGGAAGCAGTGCCCCTATGCCCATGAGCATTGATGCTGATGGTATACCTGACTTGGAATTGCCGCCTCCTATTATTCCATTACGACGATACGGTCATAATTTCCTCGACACGAAAACTTTCATACAGATTAGCTTTGCGGAAGAGAATGGAGAGCAACCAATGATCTTTTTCCATGGCAGCAAATATCCTGCTGCACGTCTCACCATTTCTTCCAAACTTTCGGATTTGATACCCAAAAACATTTTACTCCCATTTCAGGAAGATACCCGACTTGTTTCATttcaaattgataatttagattctttCGCCATCGATTTCGATGTTTTTCCTACATACGGCGCTAAAGTCATTGCAAAGACTGTCGCATTACCTAGCACATTTCGAGCATTAGAGAGTAGTTCCGGTCGTTGTTGCTTGCCACTATTCGATCCACGGTTAAGGGCTATTGGCCAAATtactttcaatttccaaGTCATCAAACCGTTTCAAGGAAAGCCGCTAGAGATCACCGATTTCGAAACTTACTGGAAAGCTACGAGCCAATTCGATTCCAGGCCAAGTGCTTTCATCACCGGATCTAGTTTATCTGGAGATTATGTGCAACTTTTCGTCCAACATACTTGTGATGGAGTCCCAGTTCTTTGGCCAAGTTGGAACATTACCTATAATGCCATCGAATTTCCAGTCTGCCGCCTAACCTATGCGCAATTTTTAAGTGCGGGATCGGgccaaaacaaatcaagtAGGGATTTATCTGCCTTACCTGGAATGCCTTTAGCGAACATCACCGAAATCCATGATATACTTGCGGCATCGACCGTATCGCTCGAAGATGCGCTTTCTCTACTCCCAAAAGGTATGCATGTTAACCTACAAATCTTATATCCAACcttggaagaagagaacgTCATGCAGCTTAGCCCGACGGTAAACATCAACGCATTTGGTGACGCCATTCTCAAAGTGGTTTTTGACCACGCAAGAACTCTTCGAGAACAATCCCCAGATGCAATGAGGTCGATCGTTTTTAGCTCATACAACCATACTATCTGCACGACTCTAAATTGGAAACAGCCCAATTACCCGGTTTTCTTATGCAATGATCTGGGTCGCGAATGGGAAGCAGGTCAACAACTTGGAGTAGAAATTAGTGGAAGGAGAACTACCTCCATCAAGGAATCGGTTAGAGTTGCAAAGAGCAATAATTTCATGGGCTTGATTTGCTGTTCCAGACTTTTG GATATGGTACCAGCATTGATCGAAGCCATAAAGTCACAAGGACTTGTATTGGTGATTGATAAATCCGCAGAACCGGTTGACGAAAGGAGATTATTTAGTGATCCGTTCCCACGTTTGCCGGATGGGGTTGATGGGGTTCTGAAGGCAAATGGCGTATTGAGATTTAATGAAAGCATTGATATGTAG
- the Bcpho81 gene encoding Bcpho81 produces the protein MNSAAGPNGTRDLALMERITRTFLAAINEGPQQSLQLLLDTGLVDVQSEDDINERNCLHQATIYGNCFVLTVGLSKGVTISRTDVYGRVPLHYACMHGRLDMMEELLNADHSTIDLIDHDNFTPLIHAIIHGHIECAQRLLARSARIDPISEADHVPLNLACENGSIAIVELLLKHGAKILPDAEGLYPQHLVARSGQTPQLLLLLKSYGADLNQIDKLYSWTPLFHAASEGNVPCMQTLLDVGVETHVRDEKDLSAMYYAAWEGYLECMRLLSLIPQPPTGGKAIAVPVIGSTMGSSAPMPMSIDADGIPDLELPPPIIPLRRYGHNFLDTKTFIQISFAEENGEQPMIFFHGSKYPAARLTISSKLSDLIPKNILLPFQEDTRLVSFQIDNLDSFAIDFDVFPTYGAKVIAKTVALPSTFRALESSSGRCCLPLFDPRLRAIGQITFNFQVIKPFQGKPLEITDFETYWKATSQFDSRPSAFITGSSLSGDYVQLFVQHTCDGVPVLWPSWNITYNAIEFPVCRLTYAQFLSAGSGQNKSSRDLSALPGMPLANITEIHDILAASTVSLEDALSLLPKGMHVNLQILYPTLEEENVMQLSPTVNINAFGDAILKVVFDHARTLREQSPDAMRSIVFSSYNHTICTTLNWKQPNYPVFLCNDLGREWEAGQQLGVEISGRRTTSIKESVRVAKSNNFMGLICCSRLLDMVPALIEAIKSQGLVLVIDKSAEPVDERRLFSDPFPRLPDGVDGVLKANGVLRFNESIDM, from the exons ATGAATTCCGCAGCAGGTCCTAACGGTACTAGGGATCTGGCACTGATGGAAAGAATTACTCGAACATTCCTTGCAGCAATCAATGAAGGCCCCCAGCAATCATtgcaattgcttttggataCCGGCTTGGTTGATGTACAGTCTGAAGATGATATAAATGAGCGCAATTGCCTTCATCAAGCTACGATTTATGGAAACTGTTTCGTGTTGACTGTTGGACTTTCTAAGGGAGTGACGATTAGCCGAACTGACGTATATGGGCGGGTACCATTGCATTATGCGTGTATGCATGGCCGACTTGATATGATGGAGGAGCTGTTGAATG CGGATCATTCTACTATCGATCTAATAGATCATGACAACTTCACGCCTCTTATACATGCAATTATTCATGGCCATATAGAATGTGCTCAGAGGTTACTTGCGCGATCTGCCAGAATTGACCCGATATCCGAGGCAGATCATGTGCCTCTAAACCTGGCTTGCGAAAATGGCTCCATCGCAATCGTTGAACTTCTGCTTAAACACGGTGCCAAGATTCTTCCAGATGCTGAAGGTCTATACCCCCAGCATCTCGTTGCACGATCTGGTCAGACGCCACAATTACTTCTTTTGTTGAAGAGCTATGGTGCGGATCTCAACCAAATCGACAAACTTTACTCATGGACACCACTCTTTCACGCAGCTAGTGAAGGAAATGTTCCATGTATGCAAACTTTACTGGATGTTGGTGTTGAGACTCATGTTCGTGATGAAAAAGATCTTTCCGCCATGTATTATGCGGCATGGGAAGGGTATCTCGAATGTATGAGACTCCTGTCCTTGATTCCGCAGCCACCTACCGGTGGGAAGGCCATCGCAGTCCCAGTTATTGGATCCACAATGGGAAGCAGTGCCCCTATGCCCATGAGCATTGATGCTGATGGTATACCTGACTTGGAATTGCCGCCTCCTATTATTCCATTACGACGATACGGTCATAATTTCCTCGACACGAAAACTTTCATACAGATTAGCTTTGCGGAAGAGAATGGAGAGCAACCAATGATCTTTTTCCATGGCAGCAAATATCCTGCTGCACGTCTCACCATTTCTTCCAAACTTTCGGATTTGATACCCAAAAACATTTTACTCCCATTTCAGGAAGATACCCGACTTGTTTCATttcaaattgataatttagattctttCGCCATCGATTTCGATGTTTTTCCTACATACGGCGCTAAAGTCATTGCAAAGACTGTCGCATTACCTAGCACATTTCGAGCATTAGAGAGTAGTTCCGGTCGTTGTTGCTTGCCACTATTCGATCCACGGTTAAGGGCTATTGGCCAAATtactttcaatttccaaGTCATCAAACCGTTTCAAGGAAAGCCGCTAGAGATCACCGATTTCGAAACTTACTGGAAAGCTACGAGCCAATTCGATTCCAGGCCAAGTGCTTTCATCACCGGATCTAGTTTATCTGGAGATTATGTGCAACTTTTCGTCCAACATACTTGTGATGGAGTCCCAGTTCTTTGGCCAAGTTGGAACATTACCTATAATGCCATCGAATTTCCAGTCTGCCGCCTAACCTATGCGCAATTTTTAAGTGCGGGATCGGgccaaaacaaatcaagtAGGGATTTATCTGCCTTACCTGGAATGCCTTTAGCGAACATCACCGAAATCCATGATATACTTGCGGCATCGACCGTATCGCTCGAAGATGCGCTTTCTCTACTCCCAAAAGGTATGCATGTTAACCTACAAATCTTATATCCAACcttggaagaagagaacgTCATGCAGCTTAGCCCGACGGTAAACATCAACGCATTTGGTGACGCCATTCTCAAAGTGGTTTTTGACCACGCAAGAACTCTTCGAGAACAATCCCCAGATGCAATGAGGTCGATCGTTTTTAGCTCATACAACCATACTATCTGCACGACTCTAAATTGGAAACAGCCCAATTACCCGGTTTTCTTATGCAATGATCTGGGTCGCGAATGGGAAGCAGGTCAACAACTTGGAGTAGAAATTAGTGGAAGGAGAACTACCTCCATCAAGGAATCGGTTAGAGTTGCAAAGAGCAATAATTTCATGGGCTTGATTTGCTGTTCCAGACTTTTG GATATGGTACCAGCATTGATCGAAGCCATAAAGTCACAAGGACTTGTATTGGTGATTGATAAATCCGCAGAACCGGTTGACGAAAGGAGATTATTTAGTGATCCGTTCCCACGTTTGCCGGATGGGGTTGATGGGGTTCTGAAGGCAAATGGCGTATTGAGATTTAATGAAAGCATTGATATGTAG